Proteins encoded together in one Ictidomys tridecemlineatus isolate mIctTri1 chromosome 3, mIctTri1.hap1, whole genome shotgun sequence window:
- the Slc25a35 gene encoding solute carrier family 25 member 35 isoform X2, translated as MDFLMSGLAACGACVFTNPLEVVKTRMQLQGELQAPGTYQRHYRNVFHAFFTIGKVDGLAALQKGLAPALLYQFLMNGIRLGTYGLAETRGYLHTTEGTLSPARSAAAGALAGVMGAYLGSPIYMVKTHLQAQAASEIAVGHQYKHQIFPPQSWKVALAAAMVSGIAVVLAMTPFDVASTRLYNQPTDSQGKGLMYRGILDALLQTARTEGIFGMYKGIGASYFRLGPHTILSLFFWDQLRFLYQKYTK; from the exons ATGGACTTCTTGATGAGTGGTCTGGCAGCCTGCGGGGCCTGTGTGTTCACCAATCCCCTGGAGGTTGTGAAGACCAGGATGCAGTTGCAGGGAGAACTGCAGGCCCCTGGCACCTACCAGCGTCACTACCGAAACGTCTTCCACGCCTTCTTCACCATCGGCAAGGTGGATGGCCTGGCTGCCCTGCAGAAGGGCCTGGCCCCTGCCCTTTTGTACCAGTTCCTGATGAATGGTATTCGACTGGGCACCTACGGGCTGGCTGAGACTAGGGGCTACCTGCATACCACCGAGGGCACCCTCAGTCCTGCCCGCAGCGCAGCAGCTGGGGCCCTGGCTGGGGTCATGGGAGCCTATTTGGGGAGCCCCATCTACATG GTGAAGACACACCTACAGGCACAGGCAGCCTCGGAAATTGCTGTAGGGCACCAGTATAAACATCAG ATCTTTCCTCCCCAGAGCTGGAAGGTGGCTCTGGCAGCTGCCATGGTGAGTGGCATCGCAGTTGTCCTGGCCATGACACCCTTTGATGTGGCCAGCACAAGGCTCTATAACCAGCCCACAGACAGTCAGGGCAAG GGCCTCATGTACCGAGGAATCTTGGATGCTCTTCTGCAGACAGCCCGGACAGAGGGCATTTTTGGCATGTACAAGGGTATAGGTGCCTCCTACTTCCGCCTTGGCCCCCACACcatcctctccctcttcttctggGACCAGCTGCGCTTCCTCTATCAAAAGTACACTAAATAA
- the Slc25a35 gene encoding solute carrier family 25 member 35 isoform X1: protein MDFLMSGLAACGACVFTNPLEVVKTRMQLQGELQAPGTYQRHYRNVFHAFFTIGKVDGLAALQKGLAPALLYQFLMNGIRLGTYGLAETRGYLHTTEGTLSPARSAAAGALAGVMGAYLGSPIYMVKTHLQAQAASEIAVGHQYKHQGMFQALTEIGQKHGLVGLWRGALGGLPRVIIGSSTQLCTFSSTKDFLSQWEIFPPQSWKVALAAAMVSGIAVVLAMTPFDVASTRLYNQPTDSQGKGLMYRGILDALLQTARTEGIFGMYKGIGASYFRLGPHTILSLFFWDQLRFLYQKYTK, encoded by the exons ATGGACTTCTTGATGAGTGGTCTGGCAGCCTGCGGGGCCTGTGTGTTCACCAATCCCCTGGAGGTTGTGAAGACCAGGATGCAGTTGCAGGGAGAACTGCAGGCCCCTGGCACCTACCAGCGTCACTACCGAAACGTCTTCCACGCCTTCTTCACCATCGGCAAGGTGGATGGCCTGGCTGCCCTGCAGAAGGGCCTGGCCCCTGCCCTTTTGTACCAGTTCCTGATGAATGGTATTCGACTGGGCACCTACGGGCTGGCTGAGACTAGGGGCTACCTGCATACCACCGAGGGCACCCTCAGTCCTGCCCGCAGCGCAGCAGCTGGGGCCCTGGCTGGGGTCATGGGAGCCTATTTGGGGAGCCCCATCTACATG GTGAAGACACACCTACAGGCACAGGCAGCCTCGGAAATTGCTGTAGGGCACCAGTATAAACATCAG GGCATGTTTCAGGCGCTAACCGAGATTGGCCAGAAACATGGTCTGGTGGGGTTGTGGCGTGGGGCTTTGGGCGGCCTGCCCCGAGTTATCATCGGTTCCTCTACCCAGCTGTGCACCTTCTCATCCACCAAGGACTTCTTGAGCCAGTGGGAG ATCTTTCCTCCCCAGAGCTGGAAGGTGGCTCTGGCAGCTGCCATGGTGAGTGGCATCGCAGTTGTCCTGGCCATGACACCCTTTGATGTGGCCAGCACAAGGCTCTATAACCAGCCCACAGACAGTCAGGGCAAG GGCCTCATGTACCGAGGAATCTTGGATGCTCTTCTGCAGACAGCCCGGACAGAGGGCATTTTTGGCATGTACAAGGGTATAGGTGCCTCCTACTTCCGCCTTGGCCCCCACACcatcctctccctcttcttctggGACCAGCTGCGCTTCCTCTATCAAAAGTACACTAAATAA